From the Theobroma cacao cultivar B97-61/B2 chromosome 2, Criollo_cocoa_genome_V2, whole genome shotgun sequence genome, one window contains:
- the LOC18608098 gene encoding LIM domain-containing protein WLIM1, translated as MATFAGTQQKCMACDKTVYLVDKLTADNRVFHKACFRCHHCKGTLKLSNYNSFEGVLYCRPHYDQLFKRTGSLDKSFEGTPKIVKPEKHIENENAQKVVNLFGGTREKCVGCNKTVYPIEKVTVNGTPYHKSCFKCTHGGCTISPSNYIAHEGKLYCKHHHIQLFKEKGNYSQLESDREKTPMNEKLTSMEIAAES; from the exons ATGGCGACTTTTGCAGGGACTCAACAGAAATGCATGGCATGCGACAAAACTGTCTACTTGGTTGATAAGCTAACAGCAGATAACCGGGTTTTCCACAAGGCTTGCTTCAGATGCCACCATTGCAAGGGTACTCTCAAG CTTAGCAACTACAACTCTTTTGAAGGAGTGCTATACTGCAGGCCTCACTATGATCAACTCTTCAAGAGAACTGGCAGTCTGGACAAGAGTTTTGAAG GAACACCAAAGATTGTCAAACCTGAAAAACATATAGAAAATGAG AATGCACAGAAAGTCGTGAACTTGTTCGGTGGCACCAGAGAAAAATGTGTAGGATGCAATAAGACTGTCTATCCAATTGAGAAG GTTACGGTGAATGGGACACCATACCACAAGAGCTGCTTCAAGTGCACCCATGGAGGTTGTACCATTAGTCCATCAAACTACATTGCACATGAAGGAAAACTTTACTGCAAACATCACCACATCCAACTCTtcaaggagaaaggaaactacAGCCAGCTTGAGAGTGACCGCGAGAAAACCCCAATGAATGAGAAACTTACCTCCATGGAAATTGCTGCTGAATCATAG